The Terriglobales bacterium genome has a segment encoding these proteins:
- a CDS encoding urocanate hydratase (catalyzes the formation of 4-imidazolone-5-propanoate from urocanate during histidine metabolism) yields MPVETEITPSSYVPVKAPRGTAISCQGWQQEAALRMLMNNLDEEVGERPRDLVVYGGTGRAARSWEAYHAIVASLKALKNDETLLIQSGKPVGVFPTHEYAPRVLIANANLVGHWSNWEKFNELERMGLMMYGQMTAGSWIYIGSQGIIQGTFETFAAASEKHFGGELEGKLIVSGGMGGMGGAQPLAATMTGAAFLGVEVDPERIKKRLKTGYCDFMVNSLDEALRILKNAVRKKEAVSVGLVGNCADVIPELAARGVVPDILT; encoded by the coding sequence ATGCCGGTCGAGACGGAAATCACGCCCTCCAGCTATGTCCCGGTCAAGGCGCCGCGGGGCACCGCTATCTCCTGCCAGGGCTGGCAGCAGGAAGCCGCCCTGCGCATGCTCATGAACAACCTCGACGAGGAGGTGGGCGAGCGCCCCCGCGACCTGGTGGTCTACGGAGGCACCGGCCGCGCCGCCCGCTCCTGGGAGGCCTATCACGCCATCGTGGCCTCGCTCAAGGCACTGAAGAACGACGAGACCCTGCTCATCCAGTCGGGGAAGCCGGTGGGCGTCTTTCCGACCCACGAGTACGCGCCGCGGGTGCTCATAGCCAACGCCAACCTGGTCGGCCACTGGTCCAACTGGGAGAAGTTCAACGAGCTGGAGCGCATGGGCCTGATGATGTACGGGCAGATGACCGCGGGCTCCTGGATCTACATCGGCTCGCAGGGGATCATCCAGGGGACCTTCGAGACCTTCGCCGCGGCGAGCGAGAAGCATTTCGGCGGGGAGCTGGAGGGCAAGCTCATCGTCAGCGGCGGCATGGGCGGGATGGGCGGCGCGCAGCCCCTGGCCGCCACCATGACGGGGGCCGCCTTTCTGGGCGTGGAGGTAGATCCGGAGCGCATCAAGAAGCGGCTCAAGACCGGCTACTGCGACTTCATGGTCAACTCGCTGGACGAGGCGCTGCGTATCCTGAAGAACGCGGTGCGCAAGAAGGAAGCCGTCTCGGTGGGGCTGGTCGGCAACTGCGCGGACGTGATTCCCGAGCTGGCGGCGCGCGGCGTGGTTCCCGACATTTTGACC
- a CDS encoding prepilin-type N-terminal cleavage/methylation domain-containing protein → MLRRHKTRGFTLIEMMIVISLIIILLGLAIPNYVQSLRRAKEAVLRDDLFTLRTSIDQYTYDKLRAPQSLDDLVTAGYLHEVPVDPMTNSRDTWVVVNEDVMESIDQTQPGITDVHSGSGATALDGSAYSSW, encoded by the coding sequence ATGCTACGCCGCCACAAAACCCGGGGCTTCACCCTGATCGAGATGATGATCGTGATCAGCCTGATCATCATCCTGCTGGGGCTGGCCATCCCCAACTACGTGCAGTCGCTGCGCCGGGCCAAGGAAGCGGTGCTGCGCGACGACCTGTTCACGCTGCGCACCTCCATCGACCAGTACACCTACGACAAGCTGCGCGCCCCCCAGTCGCTCGACGACCTGGTGACGGCGGGCTACCTGCACGAGGTCCCGGTCGATCCCATGACCAACTCGCGCGACACCTGGGTGGTGGTCAACGAGGACGTGATGGAGAGCATCGACCAGACCCAGCCCGGCATCACCGATGTGCACAGCGGGTCGGGAGCCACGGCGCTGGATGGCAGCGCGTACAGCTCGTGGTGA